A part of Phoenix dactylifera cultivar Barhee BC4 chromosome 2, palm_55x_up_171113_PBpolish2nd_filt_p, whole genome shotgun sequence genomic DNA contains:
- the LOC103710783 gene encoding putative B3 domain-containing protein REM15 isoform X3, with translation MGSCTEMLRERDGGLQKPGFFKVLMPGFEKKLRIPPAFVKYITNLRDKRATLISPLGKLWSVNIHGCKEKMCFREGWPEFAQAHDLKLGCFMVFRYEDDRTFSFQVFDTSACRKDYSPVGVQSVARMDIRQDLNSEDASEADTSQGPMTQGSRKQIRMMDEGRPLTERTFSSCSGRKSFVAIISDYNLNRNYMSIPASFKESSDIMTKDEVILKDGEGRSWHVSICKRGKKGAFLAKGWRDFCVGNRLGEGDKCIFELASNEKDNIMLVRILKDSCNRLNEEKSFEVIVKDFNLTKPYMSIPASFRASNDIATKHQVILKDVEGRSWHVRVCNKGKRGVHLAEGWQEFCADHRLERGDKCIFELVSMEDNTLLVQIFKQMTQSCSRGMNQEEHSFSDHLDATRIHFLKTMDSDFSQQMELPVTSRRRLVTEKVASYLVNDPQHKACELYQFGRANMEYSLKIFPETFPLEGYDFCSSKRLQDDKQPVPHLLATRKSLQVNVKIADNTLSIKSAHSKIRNKEQTIRCKKVMNHCIEQELQLTSAMRLVTKEKKAQAWQKADAIQPTNPFFKKAMLRDAVSDRFRMYIPKHFAAKHLGHEQQTIVCSLPNGKETWNVNYKVYDEFSQFCGQWQKFAQDNGLEEGDVCIFELTRAHKDLAMDVHIFRVLDKNTPLHRGRRRLPMKREGSFLRIDG, from the exons ATGGGCTCATGCACAGAAATGCTTAGGGAGAGAGACGGCGGACTCCAAAAGCCTGGGTTCTTCAAAGTCTTGATGCCTGGTTTTGAGAAGAAGCTG CGCATTCCACCGGCATTTGTTAAGTATATCACCAATCTTAGAGACAAAAGAGCTACGCTAATTAGTCCCCTTGGCAAGTTGTGGAGTGTGAACATTCACGGCTGCAAGGAAAAGATGTGCTTCCGAGAAGGATGGCCAGAATTTGCACAAGCCCATGATTTGAAGCTGGGGTGCTTCATGGTGTTCAGATATGAAGATGATAGGACTTTCAGCTTCCAGGTTTTCGACACAAGTGCATGCCGGAAAGATTATAGTCCTGTTGGCGTGCAGAGTGTCGCGCGTATGGACATCAGGCAAGATCTCAACTCCGAGGATGCTTCCGAAG CAGATACAAGTCAAGGGCCAATGACGCAAGGTAGTAGAAAACAGATCAGAATGATGGATGAAGGAAGACCATTAACTGAAAGAACGTTCAGCTCTTGCAGTGGAAGAAAATCTTTTGTGGCCATCATATCAGATTACAACCTTAATAGGAATTACATG AGTATTCCAGCCTCATTCAAAGAATCCAGTGACATAATGACAAAGGATGAAGTGATTCTGAAAGATGGGGAAGGGCGATCATGGCATGTAAGCATTTGCAAGAGAGGCAAAAAAGGTGCTTTCTTGGCTAAAGGATGGCGTGACTTTTGTGTTGGCAATAGATTGGGAGAAGGCGACAAGTGCATCTTTGAGCTTGCATCCAACGAGAAGGACAACATAATGCTTGTTCGGATACTTAAAGA TTCTTGCAACAGGCTCAATGAGGAGAAATCGTTTGAGGTCATTGTAAAAGATTTTAACCTTACTAAGCCTTATATG AGTATTCCAGCCTCTTTCAGAGCATCCAATGACATAGCAACAAAGCATCAAGTGATTCTCAAGGATGTGGAAGGGCGGTCATGGCATGTAAGAGTTTGCAACAAAGGCAAAAGGGGGGTTCACTTGGCAGAAGGATGGCAAGAATTTTGTGCTGATCATAGATTGGAGAGAGGCGATAAGTGCATCTTTGAGCTTGTGTCCATGGAGGATAACACACTGCTTGTTCAGATATTCAAACA AATGACACAGAGTTGCAGCCGCGGCATGAATCAGGAGGAGCATTCTTTTTCGGATCATCTTGATGCAACAAGGATCCATTTTCTAAAAACTATGGATAGTGATTTCTCTCAACAGATG GAATTACCAGTGACTTCAAGAAGGAGACTGGTGACTGAGAAAGTAGCGTCTTATCTTGTTAACGATCCACAACATAAAGCTTGTGAATTGTATCAATTTGGGAGAGCAAATATGGAGTATTCCTTGAAAATTTTCCCTGAGACCTTCCCTCTTGAAGGATACGATTTTTGTTCTTCAAAAAGACTGCAGGATGATAAGCAGCCAGTGCCACATCTACTGGCAACTCGCAAGTCCCTGCAAGTCAATGTGAAGATTGCCGACAACACTCTAAGCATCAAATCAGCTCATTCCAAGATAAGAAATAAAG aacaaaCCATCAGGTGCAAAAAAGTCATGAACCATTGTATTGAGCAAGAATTACAACTCACTTCAGCAATGAGACTGGTGACTAAGGAAAAAAAAGCTCAAGCATGGCAGAAAGCTGATGCAATTCAACCAACCAACCCTTTCTTCAAAAAAGCTATGCTGCGTGATGCTGTTAGTGATAGGTTTCGCATG TATATTCCGAAGCACTTTGCAGCTAAGCATCTTGGCCATGAACAACAAACCATTGTTTGTAGCCTTCCAAATGGAAAGGAAACATGGAACGTGAATTATAAAGTTTACGACGAATTCTCACAATTCTGCGGACAATGGCAAAAGTTTGCTCAAGATAATGGCTTGGAAGAAGGAGATGTCTGCATCTTTGAGCTCACTAGGGCCCATAAAGATCTAGCCATGGATGTTCACATCTTCCGAGTCCTGGATAAAAACACTCCGCTCCACAGGGGACGACGACGCCTCCCAATGAAAAGAGAAGGAAGCTTTCTCAGGATTGATGGATAA
- the LOC103710783 gene encoding putative B3 domain-containing protein REM15 isoform X1 has product MGSCTEMLRERDGGLQKPGFFKVLMPGFEKKLRIPPAFVKYITNLRDKRATLISPLGKLWSVNIHGCKEKMCFREGWPEFAQAHDLKLGCFMVFRYEDDRTFSFQVFDTSACRKDYSPVGVQSVARMDIRQDLNSEDASEADTSQGPMTQGSRKQIRMMDEGRPLTERTFSSCSGRKSFVAIISDYNLNRNYMSIPASFKESSDIMTKDEVILKDGEGRSWHVSICKRGKKGAFLAKGWRDFCVGNRLGEGDKCIFELASNEKDNIMLVRILKDSCNRLNEEKSFEVIVKDFNLTKPYMSIPASFRASNDIATKHQVILKDVEGRSWHVRVCNKGKRGVHLAEGWQEFCADHRLERGDKCIFELVSMEDNTLLVQIFKQMTQSCSRGMNQEEHSFSDHLDATRIHFLKTMDSDFSQQMELPVTSRRRLVTEKVASYLVNDPQHKACELYQFGRANMEYSLKIFPETFPLEGYDFCSSKRLQDDKQPVPHLLATRKSLQVNVKIADNTLSIKSAHSKIRNKGEKLSSNSVCAKEQTIRCKKVMNHCIEQELQLTSAMRLVTKEKKAQAWQKADAIQPTNPFFKKAMLRDAVSDRFRMYIPKHFAAKHLGHEQQTIVCSLPNGKETWNVNYKVYDEFSQFCGQWQKFAQDNGLEEGDVCIFELTRAHKDLAMDVHIFRVLDKNTPLHRGRRRLPMKREGSFLRIDG; this is encoded by the exons ATGGGCTCATGCACAGAAATGCTTAGGGAGAGAGACGGCGGACTCCAAAAGCCTGGGTTCTTCAAAGTCTTGATGCCTGGTTTTGAGAAGAAGCTG CGCATTCCACCGGCATTTGTTAAGTATATCACCAATCTTAGAGACAAAAGAGCTACGCTAATTAGTCCCCTTGGCAAGTTGTGGAGTGTGAACATTCACGGCTGCAAGGAAAAGATGTGCTTCCGAGAAGGATGGCCAGAATTTGCACAAGCCCATGATTTGAAGCTGGGGTGCTTCATGGTGTTCAGATATGAAGATGATAGGACTTTCAGCTTCCAGGTTTTCGACACAAGTGCATGCCGGAAAGATTATAGTCCTGTTGGCGTGCAGAGTGTCGCGCGTATGGACATCAGGCAAGATCTCAACTCCGAGGATGCTTCCGAAG CAGATACAAGTCAAGGGCCAATGACGCAAGGTAGTAGAAAACAGATCAGAATGATGGATGAAGGAAGACCATTAACTGAAAGAACGTTCAGCTCTTGCAGTGGAAGAAAATCTTTTGTGGCCATCATATCAGATTACAACCTTAATAGGAATTACATG AGTATTCCAGCCTCATTCAAAGAATCCAGTGACATAATGACAAAGGATGAAGTGATTCTGAAAGATGGGGAAGGGCGATCATGGCATGTAAGCATTTGCAAGAGAGGCAAAAAAGGTGCTTTCTTGGCTAAAGGATGGCGTGACTTTTGTGTTGGCAATAGATTGGGAGAAGGCGACAAGTGCATCTTTGAGCTTGCATCCAACGAGAAGGACAACATAATGCTTGTTCGGATACTTAAAGA TTCTTGCAACAGGCTCAATGAGGAGAAATCGTTTGAGGTCATTGTAAAAGATTTTAACCTTACTAAGCCTTATATG AGTATTCCAGCCTCTTTCAGAGCATCCAATGACATAGCAACAAAGCATCAAGTGATTCTCAAGGATGTGGAAGGGCGGTCATGGCATGTAAGAGTTTGCAACAAAGGCAAAAGGGGGGTTCACTTGGCAGAAGGATGGCAAGAATTTTGTGCTGATCATAGATTGGAGAGAGGCGATAAGTGCATCTTTGAGCTTGTGTCCATGGAGGATAACACACTGCTTGTTCAGATATTCAAACA AATGACACAGAGTTGCAGCCGCGGCATGAATCAGGAGGAGCATTCTTTTTCGGATCATCTTGATGCAACAAGGATCCATTTTCTAAAAACTATGGATAGTGATTTCTCTCAACAGATG GAATTACCAGTGACTTCAAGAAGGAGACTGGTGACTGAGAAAGTAGCGTCTTATCTTGTTAACGATCCACAACATAAAGCTTGTGAATTGTATCAATTTGGGAGAGCAAATATGGAGTATTCCTTGAAAATTTTCCCTGAGACCTTCCCTCTTGAAGGATACGATTTTTGTTCTTCAAAAAGACTGCAGGATGATAAGCAGCCAGTGCCACATCTACTGGCAACTCGCAAGTCCCTGCAAGTCAATGTGAAGATTGCCGACAACACTCTAAGCATCAAATCAGCTCATTCCAAGATAAGAAATAAAGGTGAAAAACTCTCCTCCAATTCAGTGTGTGCAAAAG aacaaaCCATCAGGTGCAAAAAAGTCATGAACCATTGTATTGAGCAAGAATTACAACTCACTTCAGCAATGAGACTGGTGACTAAGGAAAAAAAAGCTCAAGCATGGCAGAAAGCTGATGCAATTCAACCAACCAACCCTTTCTTCAAAAAAGCTATGCTGCGTGATGCTGTTAGTGATAGGTTTCGCATG TATATTCCGAAGCACTTTGCAGCTAAGCATCTTGGCCATGAACAACAAACCATTGTTTGTAGCCTTCCAAATGGAAAGGAAACATGGAACGTGAATTATAAAGTTTACGACGAATTCTCACAATTCTGCGGACAATGGCAAAAGTTTGCTCAAGATAATGGCTTGGAAGAAGGAGATGTCTGCATCTTTGAGCTCACTAGGGCCCATAAAGATCTAGCCATGGATGTTCACATCTTCCGAGTCCTGGATAAAAACACTCCGCTCCACAGGGGACGACGACGCCTCCCAATGAAAAGAGAAGGAAGCTTTCTCAGGATTGATGGATAA
- the LOC103710783 gene encoding putative B3 domain-containing protein REM15 isoform X2, protein MGSCTEMLRERDGGLQKPGFFKVLMPGFEKKLRIPPAFVKYITNLRDKRATLISPLGKLWSVNIHGCKEKMCFREGWPEFAQAHDLKLGCFMVFRYEDDRTFSFQVFDTSACRKDYSPVGVQSVARMDIRQDLNSEDASEDTSQGPMTQGSRKQIRMMDEGRPLTERTFSSCSGRKSFVAIISDYNLNRNYMSIPASFKESSDIMTKDEVILKDGEGRSWHVSICKRGKKGAFLAKGWRDFCVGNRLGEGDKCIFELASNEKDNIMLVRILKDSCNRLNEEKSFEVIVKDFNLTKPYMSIPASFRASNDIATKHQVILKDVEGRSWHVRVCNKGKRGVHLAEGWQEFCADHRLERGDKCIFELVSMEDNTLLVQIFKQMTQSCSRGMNQEEHSFSDHLDATRIHFLKTMDSDFSQQMELPVTSRRRLVTEKVASYLVNDPQHKACELYQFGRANMEYSLKIFPETFPLEGYDFCSSKRLQDDKQPVPHLLATRKSLQVNVKIADNTLSIKSAHSKIRNKGEKLSSNSVCAKEQTIRCKKVMNHCIEQELQLTSAMRLVTKEKKAQAWQKADAIQPTNPFFKKAMLRDAVSDRFRMYIPKHFAAKHLGHEQQTIVCSLPNGKETWNVNYKVYDEFSQFCGQWQKFAQDNGLEEGDVCIFELTRAHKDLAMDVHIFRVLDKNTPLHRGRRRLPMKREGSFLRIDG, encoded by the exons ATGGGCTCATGCACAGAAATGCTTAGGGAGAGAGACGGCGGACTCCAAAAGCCTGGGTTCTTCAAAGTCTTGATGCCTGGTTTTGAGAAGAAGCTG CGCATTCCACCGGCATTTGTTAAGTATATCACCAATCTTAGAGACAAAAGAGCTACGCTAATTAGTCCCCTTGGCAAGTTGTGGAGTGTGAACATTCACGGCTGCAAGGAAAAGATGTGCTTCCGAGAAGGATGGCCAGAATTTGCACAAGCCCATGATTTGAAGCTGGGGTGCTTCATGGTGTTCAGATATGAAGATGATAGGACTTTCAGCTTCCAGGTTTTCGACACAAGTGCATGCCGGAAAGATTATAGTCCTGTTGGCGTGCAGAGTGTCGCGCGTATGGACATCAGGCAAGATCTCAACTCCGAGGATGCTTCCGAAG ATACAAGTCAAGGGCCAATGACGCAAGGTAGTAGAAAACAGATCAGAATGATGGATGAAGGAAGACCATTAACTGAAAGAACGTTCAGCTCTTGCAGTGGAAGAAAATCTTTTGTGGCCATCATATCAGATTACAACCTTAATAGGAATTACATG AGTATTCCAGCCTCATTCAAAGAATCCAGTGACATAATGACAAAGGATGAAGTGATTCTGAAAGATGGGGAAGGGCGATCATGGCATGTAAGCATTTGCAAGAGAGGCAAAAAAGGTGCTTTCTTGGCTAAAGGATGGCGTGACTTTTGTGTTGGCAATAGATTGGGAGAAGGCGACAAGTGCATCTTTGAGCTTGCATCCAACGAGAAGGACAACATAATGCTTGTTCGGATACTTAAAGA TTCTTGCAACAGGCTCAATGAGGAGAAATCGTTTGAGGTCATTGTAAAAGATTTTAACCTTACTAAGCCTTATATG AGTATTCCAGCCTCTTTCAGAGCATCCAATGACATAGCAACAAAGCATCAAGTGATTCTCAAGGATGTGGAAGGGCGGTCATGGCATGTAAGAGTTTGCAACAAAGGCAAAAGGGGGGTTCACTTGGCAGAAGGATGGCAAGAATTTTGTGCTGATCATAGATTGGAGAGAGGCGATAAGTGCATCTTTGAGCTTGTGTCCATGGAGGATAACACACTGCTTGTTCAGATATTCAAACA AATGACACAGAGTTGCAGCCGCGGCATGAATCAGGAGGAGCATTCTTTTTCGGATCATCTTGATGCAACAAGGATCCATTTTCTAAAAACTATGGATAGTGATTTCTCTCAACAGATG GAATTACCAGTGACTTCAAGAAGGAGACTGGTGACTGAGAAAGTAGCGTCTTATCTTGTTAACGATCCACAACATAAAGCTTGTGAATTGTATCAATTTGGGAGAGCAAATATGGAGTATTCCTTGAAAATTTTCCCTGAGACCTTCCCTCTTGAAGGATACGATTTTTGTTCTTCAAAAAGACTGCAGGATGATAAGCAGCCAGTGCCACATCTACTGGCAACTCGCAAGTCCCTGCAAGTCAATGTGAAGATTGCCGACAACACTCTAAGCATCAAATCAGCTCATTCCAAGATAAGAAATAAAGGTGAAAAACTCTCCTCCAATTCAGTGTGTGCAAAAG aacaaaCCATCAGGTGCAAAAAAGTCATGAACCATTGTATTGAGCAAGAATTACAACTCACTTCAGCAATGAGACTGGTGACTAAGGAAAAAAAAGCTCAAGCATGGCAGAAAGCTGATGCAATTCAACCAACCAACCCTTTCTTCAAAAAAGCTATGCTGCGTGATGCTGTTAGTGATAGGTTTCGCATG TATATTCCGAAGCACTTTGCAGCTAAGCATCTTGGCCATGAACAACAAACCATTGTTTGTAGCCTTCCAAATGGAAAGGAAACATGGAACGTGAATTATAAAGTTTACGACGAATTCTCACAATTCTGCGGACAATGGCAAAAGTTTGCTCAAGATAATGGCTTGGAAGAAGGAGATGTCTGCATCTTTGAGCTCACTAGGGCCCATAAAGATCTAGCCATGGATGTTCACATCTTCCGAGTCCTGGATAAAAACACTCCGCTCCACAGGGGACGACGACGCCTCCCAATGAAAAGAGAAGGAAGCTTTCTCAGGATTGATGGATAA
- the LOC103710783 gene encoding B3 domain-containing protein Os11g0197600-like isoform X4, with protein MCFREGWPEFAQAHDLKLGCFMVFRYEDDRTFSFQVFDTSACRKDYSPVGVQSVARMDIRQDLNSEDASEADTSQGPMTQGSRKQIRMMDEGRPLTERTFSSCSGRKSFVAIISDYNLNRNYMSIPASFKESSDIMTKDEVILKDGEGRSWHVSICKRGKKGAFLAKGWRDFCVGNRLGEGDKCIFELASNEKDNIMLVRILKDSCNRLNEEKSFEVIVKDFNLTKPYMSIPASFRASNDIATKHQVILKDVEGRSWHVRVCNKGKRGVHLAEGWQEFCADHRLERGDKCIFELVSMEDNTLLVQIFKQMTQSCSRGMNQEEHSFSDHLDATRIHFLKTMDSDFSQQMELPVTSRRRLVTEKVASYLVNDPQHKACELYQFGRANMEYSLKIFPETFPLEGYDFCSSKRLQDDKQPVPHLLATRKSLQVNVKIADNTLSIKSAHSKIRNKGEKLSSNSVCAKEQTIRCKKVMNHCIEQELQLTSAMRLVTKEKKAQAWQKADAIQPTNPFFKKAMLRDAVSDRFRMYIPKHFAAKHLGHEQQTIVCSLPNGKETWNVNYKVYDEFSQFCGQWQKFAQDNGLEEGDVCIFELTRAHKDLAMDVHIFRVLDKNTPLHRGRRRLPMKREGSFLRIDG; from the exons ATGTGCTTCCGAGAAGGATGGCCAGAATTTGCACAAGCCCATGATTTGAAGCTGGGGTGCTTCATGGTGTTCAGATATGAAGATGATAGGACTTTCAGCTTCCAGGTTTTCGACACAAGTGCATGCCGGAAAGATTATAGTCCTGTTGGCGTGCAGAGTGTCGCGCGTATGGACATCAGGCAAGATCTCAACTCCGAGGATGCTTCCGAAG CAGATACAAGTCAAGGGCCAATGACGCAAGGTAGTAGAAAACAGATCAGAATGATGGATGAAGGAAGACCATTAACTGAAAGAACGTTCAGCTCTTGCAGTGGAAGAAAATCTTTTGTGGCCATCATATCAGATTACAACCTTAATAGGAATTACATG AGTATTCCAGCCTCATTCAAAGAATCCAGTGACATAATGACAAAGGATGAAGTGATTCTGAAAGATGGGGAAGGGCGATCATGGCATGTAAGCATTTGCAAGAGAGGCAAAAAAGGTGCTTTCTTGGCTAAAGGATGGCGTGACTTTTGTGTTGGCAATAGATTGGGAGAAGGCGACAAGTGCATCTTTGAGCTTGCATCCAACGAGAAGGACAACATAATGCTTGTTCGGATACTTAAAGA TTCTTGCAACAGGCTCAATGAGGAGAAATCGTTTGAGGTCATTGTAAAAGATTTTAACCTTACTAAGCCTTATATG AGTATTCCAGCCTCTTTCAGAGCATCCAATGACATAGCAACAAAGCATCAAGTGATTCTCAAGGATGTGGAAGGGCGGTCATGGCATGTAAGAGTTTGCAACAAAGGCAAAAGGGGGGTTCACTTGGCAGAAGGATGGCAAGAATTTTGTGCTGATCATAGATTGGAGAGAGGCGATAAGTGCATCTTTGAGCTTGTGTCCATGGAGGATAACACACTGCTTGTTCAGATATTCAAACA AATGACACAGAGTTGCAGCCGCGGCATGAATCAGGAGGAGCATTCTTTTTCGGATCATCTTGATGCAACAAGGATCCATTTTCTAAAAACTATGGATAGTGATTTCTCTCAACAGATG GAATTACCAGTGACTTCAAGAAGGAGACTGGTGACTGAGAAAGTAGCGTCTTATCTTGTTAACGATCCACAACATAAAGCTTGTGAATTGTATCAATTTGGGAGAGCAAATATGGAGTATTCCTTGAAAATTTTCCCTGAGACCTTCCCTCTTGAAGGATACGATTTTTGTTCTTCAAAAAGACTGCAGGATGATAAGCAGCCAGTGCCACATCTACTGGCAACTCGCAAGTCCCTGCAAGTCAATGTGAAGATTGCCGACAACACTCTAAGCATCAAATCAGCTCATTCCAAGATAAGAAATAAAGGTGAAAAACTCTCCTCCAATTCAGTGTGTGCAAAAG aacaaaCCATCAGGTGCAAAAAAGTCATGAACCATTGTATTGAGCAAGAATTACAACTCACTTCAGCAATGAGACTGGTGACTAAGGAAAAAAAAGCTCAAGCATGGCAGAAAGCTGATGCAATTCAACCAACCAACCCTTTCTTCAAAAAAGCTATGCTGCGTGATGCTGTTAGTGATAGGTTTCGCATG TATATTCCGAAGCACTTTGCAGCTAAGCATCTTGGCCATGAACAACAAACCATTGTTTGTAGCCTTCCAAATGGAAAGGAAACATGGAACGTGAATTATAAAGTTTACGACGAATTCTCACAATTCTGCGGACAATGGCAAAAGTTTGCTCAAGATAATGGCTTGGAAGAAGGAGATGTCTGCATCTTTGAGCTCACTAGGGCCCATAAAGATCTAGCCATGGATGTTCACATCTTCCGAGTCCTGGATAAAAACACTCCGCTCCACAGGGGACGACGACGCCTCCCAATGAAAAGAGAAGGAAGCTTTCTCAGGATTGATGGATAA
- the LOC103710783 gene encoding B3 domain-containing protein Os11g0197600-like isoform X5 codes for MCFREGWPEFAQAHDLKLGCFMVFRYEDDRTFSFQVFDTSACRKDYSPVGVQSVARMDIRQDLNSEDASEDTSQGPMTQGSRKQIRMMDEGRPLTERTFSSCSGRKSFVAIISDYNLNRNYMSIPASFKESSDIMTKDEVILKDGEGRSWHVSICKRGKKGAFLAKGWRDFCVGNRLGEGDKCIFELASNEKDNIMLVRILKDSCNRLNEEKSFEVIVKDFNLTKPYMSIPASFRASNDIATKHQVILKDVEGRSWHVRVCNKGKRGVHLAEGWQEFCADHRLERGDKCIFELVSMEDNTLLVQIFKQMTQSCSRGMNQEEHSFSDHLDATRIHFLKTMDSDFSQQMELPVTSRRRLVTEKVASYLVNDPQHKACELYQFGRANMEYSLKIFPETFPLEGYDFCSSKRLQDDKQPVPHLLATRKSLQVNVKIADNTLSIKSAHSKIRNKGEKLSSNSVCAKEQTIRCKKVMNHCIEQELQLTSAMRLVTKEKKAQAWQKADAIQPTNPFFKKAMLRDAVSDRFRMYIPKHFAAKHLGHEQQTIVCSLPNGKETWNVNYKVYDEFSQFCGQWQKFAQDNGLEEGDVCIFELTRAHKDLAMDVHIFRVLDKNTPLHRGRRRLPMKREGSFLRIDG; via the exons ATGTGCTTCCGAGAAGGATGGCCAGAATTTGCACAAGCCCATGATTTGAAGCTGGGGTGCTTCATGGTGTTCAGATATGAAGATGATAGGACTTTCAGCTTCCAGGTTTTCGACACAAGTGCATGCCGGAAAGATTATAGTCCTGTTGGCGTGCAGAGTGTCGCGCGTATGGACATCAGGCAAGATCTCAACTCCGAGGATGCTTCCGAAG ATACAAGTCAAGGGCCAATGACGCAAGGTAGTAGAAAACAGATCAGAATGATGGATGAAGGAAGACCATTAACTGAAAGAACGTTCAGCTCTTGCAGTGGAAGAAAATCTTTTGTGGCCATCATATCAGATTACAACCTTAATAGGAATTACATG AGTATTCCAGCCTCATTCAAAGAATCCAGTGACATAATGACAAAGGATGAAGTGATTCTGAAAGATGGGGAAGGGCGATCATGGCATGTAAGCATTTGCAAGAGAGGCAAAAAAGGTGCTTTCTTGGCTAAAGGATGGCGTGACTTTTGTGTTGGCAATAGATTGGGAGAAGGCGACAAGTGCATCTTTGAGCTTGCATCCAACGAGAAGGACAACATAATGCTTGTTCGGATACTTAAAGA TTCTTGCAACAGGCTCAATGAGGAGAAATCGTTTGAGGTCATTGTAAAAGATTTTAACCTTACTAAGCCTTATATG AGTATTCCAGCCTCTTTCAGAGCATCCAATGACATAGCAACAAAGCATCAAGTGATTCTCAAGGATGTGGAAGGGCGGTCATGGCATGTAAGAGTTTGCAACAAAGGCAAAAGGGGGGTTCACTTGGCAGAAGGATGGCAAGAATTTTGTGCTGATCATAGATTGGAGAGAGGCGATAAGTGCATCTTTGAGCTTGTGTCCATGGAGGATAACACACTGCTTGTTCAGATATTCAAACA AATGACACAGAGTTGCAGCCGCGGCATGAATCAGGAGGAGCATTCTTTTTCGGATCATCTTGATGCAACAAGGATCCATTTTCTAAAAACTATGGATAGTGATTTCTCTCAACAGATG GAATTACCAGTGACTTCAAGAAGGAGACTGGTGACTGAGAAAGTAGCGTCTTATCTTGTTAACGATCCACAACATAAAGCTTGTGAATTGTATCAATTTGGGAGAGCAAATATGGAGTATTCCTTGAAAATTTTCCCTGAGACCTTCCCTCTTGAAGGATACGATTTTTGTTCTTCAAAAAGACTGCAGGATGATAAGCAGCCAGTGCCACATCTACTGGCAACTCGCAAGTCCCTGCAAGTCAATGTGAAGATTGCCGACAACACTCTAAGCATCAAATCAGCTCATTCCAAGATAAGAAATAAAGGTGAAAAACTCTCCTCCAATTCAGTGTGTGCAAAAG aacaaaCCATCAGGTGCAAAAAAGTCATGAACCATTGTATTGAGCAAGAATTACAACTCACTTCAGCAATGAGACTGGTGACTAAGGAAAAAAAAGCTCAAGCATGGCAGAAAGCTGATGCAATTCAACCAACCAACCCTTTCTTCAAAAAAGCTATGCTGCGTGATGCTGTTAGTGATAGGTTTCGCATG TATATTCCGAAGCACTTTGCAGCTAAGCATCTTGGCCATGAACAACAAACCATTGTTTGTAGCCTTCCAAATGGAAAGGAAACATGGAACGTGAATTATAAAGTTTACGACGAATTCTCACAATTCTGCGGACAATGGCAAAAGTTTGCTCAAGATAATGGCTTGGAAGAAGGAGATGTCTGCATCTTTGAGCTCACTAGGGCCCATAAAGATCTAGCCATGGATGTTCACATCTTCCGAGTCCTGGATAAAAACACTCCGCTCCACAGGGGACGACGACGCCTCCCAATGAAAAGAGAAGGAAGCTTTCTCAGGATTGATGGATAA